The following proteins are encoded in a genomic region of Populus trichocarpa isolate Nisqually-1 chromosome 13, P.trichocarpa_v4.1, whole genome shotgun sequence:
- the LOC18104441 gene encoding alpha-(1,4)-fucosyltransferase: protein MQLKPLSTYTITLMLFFTVIILFFSGFLEFPSITTSITSSIKDSNFPIKTAPDPFTDLFIAFKKWDSQVGCVQFREKYKNLDSFGSKGSNGSVSVQVVNGDVGCSELKMQHVSVLVKGWTWIPSNLDNMYSCRCGLSCLWTKSSVLADKPDALLFETAPPPLQRRNGDPLRVYMDLEAGRKRSGHEDLFISYHAEDDVQSTYAGALFHNGRNYHVSRRKDKDTLVYWSSSRCLADRNQLAKSLLSLLPHHSFGKCLNNVGGLDMALSFYPECANDASVKPKWWDHLHCAMSHYKFVLAIENTWTESYVTEKLFYALDSGAVPIYFGAPNVLDFIPPHSIIDGTKFSSKEELASYLKNLANDPVAYAEYHAWRRCGVLGNYGKTRAASLDTLPCRLCEAVSRKGGRDARA from the exons ATGCAATTAAAACCCCTTAGCACTTACACAATCACACTCATGCTGTTCTTTACAGTcataatccttttcttttctggtttcCTTGAATTTCCATCCATTACAACCTCGATTACCTCTTCTATTAAAGACTCAAACTTTCCTATCAAAACAGCACCAGATCCTTTCACTGACTTGTTCATTGCTTTCAAGAAATGGGATTCTCAAGTGGGTTGTGTTCAGTTTAGAGAGAAATATAAGAATTTGGACTCTTTTGGGTCTAAGGGGTCAAATGGGTCTGTTTCTGTGCAGGTTGTTAATGGTGATGTGGGGTGTAGTGAGTTGAAGATGCAGCATGTCAGTGTTTTGGTTAAAGGGTGGACTTGGATTCCTAGCAATTTGGACAATATGTATTCTTGTCGTTGTGGGTTGAGTTGTTTGTGGACTAAGTCTTCTGTTCTTGCTGACAAGCCTGATGCTTTGTTGTTTGAAACAGCTCCTCCTCCACTTCAG AGGCGCAATGGTGATCCACTTCGTGTCTATATGGATCTTGAGGCTGGCAGGAAACGTTCAGGTCATGAGGATTTATTTATTAGCTATCATGCGGAAGATGATGTTCAGTCAACATATGCTGGTGCACTCTTTCATAATGGTCGAAATTATCACGTGTCTCGTCGTAAGGACAAA GATACACTAGTTTATTGGTCTTCATCACGCTGCCTTGCTGATAGAAACCAGCTGGCTAAGAGTCTCCTCAGCTTGCTGCCTCACCATTCCTTTGGCAAGTGCTTGAACAATGTTGGCGGGCTAGACATGGCCCTTTCTTTCTATCCTGAGTGTGCCAATGATGCCAGTGTCAAACCAAAATGGTGGGATCATCTACATTGTGCCATGTCTCATTATAAATTTGTCCTTGCCATTGAAAACACCTGGACAGAGAGTTACGTGACAGAAAAGCTATTTTATGCTTTAGATTCCGGTGCAGTTCCAATATATTTTGGTGCACCCAATGTTTTGGACTTCATTCCTCCACATTCAATAATAGATGGGACCAAATTTAGCTCCAAGGAGGAATTGGCTTCTTATCTCAAGAACCTTGCTAATGACCCTGTAGCCTATGCTGAATACCATGCATGGAGAAGATGTGGTGTTTTGGGTAATTATGGGAAGACCCGTGCTGCAAGCCTTGACACGTTGCCTTGCCGATTGTGCGAGGCTGTCAGCAGGAAAGGAGGGAGAGATGCTAGAGCTTAG